In Balaenoptera musculus isolate JJ_BM4_2016_0621 chromosome 17, mBalMus1.pri.v3, whole genome shotgun sequence, a genomic segment contains:
- the LOC118883770 gene encoding LOW QUALITY PROTEIN: sphingomyelin phosphodiesterase 5-like (The sequence of the model RefSeq protein was modified relative to this genomic sequence to represent the inferred CDS: inserted 4 bases in 3 codons) — MQRAARSTPCRCAGPQQKVSPSTWCGLHPEVASIGRVWGFSQRLSEEGEARRIWGGTRVSFAFPFVLQPPPRFRAAPGHARTSRLARWKPVSRRRDLLPRAPRATPPPPDWPPTPCALRPSPFPHPVLHALPGLARALLFPAYWALDQXCWAPAARPSDQIWPSAAAGAGAALLLLLLVGPPLALPDLLLWLLLQAWRRPFCYQPPPQCGAPPTPWRPPTEPARSFSFFSANLCLLPDGLARFSNLPHSQRRAETVGAVLLAGLRHSPYXATGCGSPVQGMPCGVLIGAMPASLDFTCLQELFDLRAERRLVSRLAPNLGPVSYDVGAFGLQPGLHLKLLGSGLLLASRYPLLRAALPXLPHARREDALASKGLLSAQVPAQRPRLCGSREGAGHGVERAKIPKRSWASRTGAASWASCTACICLRRAVSPTGCS, encoded by the exons ATGCAGCGCGCAGCGCGCTCCACTCCCTGTCGTTGCGCCGGCCCTCAACAAAAAGTGTCGCCCTCCACTTGGTGTGGGCTGCACCCAGAAGTTGCTTCCATCGGGAGGGTCTGGGGGTTCTCCCAGCGGCTTTCAGAGGAGGGCGAGGCGAGAAGGATCTGGGGCGGGACCAGGGTCTCTTTCGCTTTCCCTTTTGTTCTCCAACCGCCGCCGAGATTCCGCGCGG CTCCCGGGCACGCACGAACGAGTCGACTCGCACGCTGGAAGCCAGTGAGTCGTCGGAGAGACTTGCTACCAAGAGCCCCGCGCGCCACGCCACCCCCGCCCGACTGGCCCCCGACGCCCTGCGCCCTACGGCCCTCGCCCTTCCCGCACCCTGTGCTGCACGCTCTCCCCGGCCTGGCCCGCGCGCTACTTTTCCCGGCCTACTGGGCCCTGGACCA CTGCTGGGCGCCGGCCGCACGCCCAAGCGACCAGATCTGGCCGAGCGCCGCAGCGGGCGCCGGAGcggctctgctgctgctgcttcttgtcGGCCCGCCTCTGGCGCTGCCGGACCTTCTGCTCTGGCTGCTGCTGCAAGCCTGGCGCCGTCCCTTCTGCTACCAGCCCCCTCCGCAGTGCGGGGCGCCCCCCACGCCCTGGCGCCCCCCAACTGAGCCCGCGCGCAGCTTCAGCTTCTTCAGCGCCAACCTGTGCCTGCTCCCCGACGGGCTGGCGCGCTTCAGCAACTTGCCGCACAGCCAGCGGCGGGCCGAGACCGTGGGCGCCGTGCTGCTCGCCGGCCTGCGGCATTCGCCCT GGGCTACCGGCTGCGGTtcgccagtgcaggggatgccgTGCGGGGTGCTGATAGGCGCCATGCCAGCGAGTCTGGACTTCACGTGCCTGCAGGAGCTGTTCGATCTTCGCGCAGAGCGACGCCTGGTGAGCCGCCTGGCACCCAATCTGGGCCCGGTGTCGTACGACGTGGGCGCATTCGGCCTGCAGCCCGGGCTGCACCTGAAGCTGCTGGGCAGCGGGCTGTTGCTGGCCTCGCGCTACCCGCTGCTACGCGCAGCCTTGC GCCTTCCTCACGCACGTCGCGAGGATGCGCTGGCCTCCAAGGGACTACTTTCTGCACAGGTGCCCGCCCAACGGCCGCGGCTCTGCGGCTcccgggagggggcggggcatgGGGTCGAACGCGCGAAGATCCCCAAGCGCAGCTGGGCATCCCGGACGGGCGCCGCATCGTGGGCTTCCTGCACTGCATGCATTTGCCTGCGCCGAGCAGTGAGCCCGACTGGCTGCTCGTAG